In Oryza sativa Japonica Group chromosome 2, ASM3414082v1, the following are encoded in one genomic region:
- the LOC4328331 gene encoding protein YELLOW LEAF 1, choloroplastic-like isoform X1 has product MPPLATMSSPGSLLLLTPAVYQGIGRNRGGQSQEGQSISSSRSLKTKLSVSARAVSSCEASMRITCCANQTQTARRKSFSGPTSPPSGSVKEKVRSPKLDDGGTGFPPFRFGGGGGGGGGGGSNSAGGFILFVIVLLLDYLREFERNLQNGTRRGSDYDNGLAPQ; this is encoded by the exons ATGCCTCCACTTGCCACAATGTCATCGCCAGGTTCGCTTCTTCTGTTGACCCCCGCTGTGTACCAGGGGATTGGGAGAAATCGTGGAG GACAAAGCCAGGAAGGACAATCTATCTCGTCTTCACGATCTCTCAAGACTAAACTCAGCGTTTCTGCCAGAGCAGTTTCTTCATGCGAAGCATCCATG agAATAACATGTTGCGCAAACCAGACACAGACTGCACGACGCAAATCTTTCTCTGGACCTACCTCACCGCCATCAGGGTCAGTTAAAG AGAAAGTGAGGAGTCCAAAGCTTGACGATGGAGGCACCGGCTTCCCGCCATTCCGGttcggtggaggaggaggaggtggaggtggaggcggcagcaACTCTGCCGGTGGATTCATCCTGTTCGTGATCGTTTTGCTTCTTGATTACCTGAGGGAGTTTGAGAGGAACCTGCAGAATGGAACAAGGAGGGGCAGTGACTATGACAATGGGCTCGCTCCCCAATAG
- the LOC4328331 gene encoding protein YELLOW LEAF 1, choloroplastic-like isoform X2 translates to MPPLATMSSPGQSQEGQSISSSRSLKTKLSVSARAVSSCEASMRITCCANQTQTARRKSFSGPTSPPSGSVKEKVRSPKLDDGGTGFPPFRFGGGGGGGGGGGSNSAGGFILFVIVLLLDYLREFERNLQNGTRRGSDYDNGLAPQ, encoded by the exons ATGCCTCCACTTGCCACAATGTCATCGCCAG GACAAAGCCAGGAAGGACAATCTATCTCGTCTTCACGATCTCTCAAGACTAAACTCAGCGTTTCTGCCAGAGCAGTTTCTTCATGCGAAGCATCCATG agAATAACATGTTGCGCAAACCAGACACAGACTGCACGACGCAAATCTTTCTCTGGACCTACCTCACCGCCATCAGGGTCAGTTAAAG AGAAAGTGAGGAGTCCAAAGCTTGACGATGGAGGCACCGGCTTCCCGCCATTCCGGttcggtggaggaggaggaggtggaggtggaggcggcagcaACTCTGCCGGTGGATTCATCCTGTTCGTGATCGTTTTGCTTCTTGATTACCTGAGGGAGTTTGAGAGGAACCTGCAGAATGGAACAAGGAGGGGCAGTGACTATGACAATGGGCTCGCTCCCCAATAG